The genomic DNA AGTAGCACTGTGCTTCTGTAATCCGGATTTTCCGTTTGGCAGCTCAAGTTCAAGGCGCGGACGAAGCGCCTACACCGGAGGTAGACGTCATGTTGAAAGAGATGATTGAGTACATTGCCAAGTCATTGGTGGACAACCCGGATGAAGTGCATGTGTCGGAAGTCGAAGGCGAACAGACTTCGGTCATCGAGCTCAAAGTGGCCAAGGAAGACCTCGGCAAGGTGATTGGCAAGCAGGGCCGTACAGCCCGCGCCATGCGTACTTTGCTGGGTGCCGCTTCCACCAAGGCGCGCAAGCGTTCGGTCCTGGAAATTCTCGAATAAAGCACTTTCAAGGCTATGACACATAACCGCTCCAAGGGCTTTGTCGCCGTGGGCGGGGTAGTCAAACCGCACGGAATTCGCGGGGAGTTCTGCATTAAATCATATGCAGACTCCCCGTCGCTTTTCTCTCGCGTGGGTGCCCTGTTCCTTCAGGA from uncultured Pseudodesulfovibrio sp. includes the following:
- a CDS encoding KH domain-containing protein, coding for MLKEMIEYIAKSLVDNPDEVHVSEVEGEQTSVIELKVAKEDLGKVIGKQGRTARAMRTLLGAASTKARKRSVLEILE